Genomic DNA from Fusarium keratoplasticum isolate Fu6.1 chromosome 2, whole genome shotgun sequence:
GTCGACATGTGAAGCAGGTGGGTGTTGCGCAGTTGACGTTGTCGCAACCGTATCGCAGTTGAACCACGTATCTATTCGCAACAAGTTAGCGCTCTGCTGGTTTTAGTTGCAATGTCTAGCACAAACCTCTCAACTAAAAGCTGAAAGTCGTGACGGCGACTTGCGCGATGAATGGCATAAACCCGCGCCGGGTTCTCGATGTTTTGGACGTATGCTTCAAGTTCGGGTGGAGCGTCAGCAGGTAAGCGGGCGAAGGGCGCCTCTTGCCACAAGCCAGCGACCAGGTCGACGTCGGTCGCCGGCTCAATGGAAGAGACCCGTGGTCGAGAAATCTCGGGCGTCATGACATCTGAAGTCGAGGTCGCGCCACGGCGGGCGATTGGGAAGCAAAGACGTTGCTTGTGACAGGGTTGCGTGCGGTAAGGGGGTCGTGGTTCAGCTTCTCATTCCATCGGTCGAGATGTCGATATCGGTGTCGCTCGGCCGTTTGAGTGTCTGGAAGAAATGGGTATCAAGTCgattattatatagctttatGGTCGTTATAATTGTTAGAGTGTGTATATGGTTGGGATTGGAAGGCAGAGCAATGATTGAAgttgtgatgatggcgaggagctgCTCGTCAGCCTCGCGCAGCACAAGCGTTTTGGCGATTCTGCGCCACTTCCCGTGCATGCCTGCCCGATGACGGGGGACCCGCCAGCGGCCAGCGAAGTGCAAGTACCAGATCAACCCAAACTGGCACACAGCAGCTTACCAATTCGGGTGAAAAGCTTCGGGCCGACCCAAATCCCCGAAGTGCTGGGGTGAGTCAGCAGGGGGTCCTGGAACCCTCCAGGAGGGGCTTGGAGGGGCAAAAAGGCAGAAAAAAGTCAGTTATTATCATCGTGATATCTGGATCTTGTGTGACGTTATCAGGAAGCCCCGCCAAATCCCACCAAACTTCACTGCGAATTTCCCACTCGCAACCATCTCTCTCCCCAGGCCAAGATTCTGGATACAGGTTTGCAGACATCTCTCACTGTACGCAAATTCCACATCAGTGTCACCGTCTTTCGCATTTCGCCATGAGCGGGCAGGCTTCTGGGGCGGCGgccacctcggcctcgcATCCATACACCTGCAATACTTGCCAGGTTGCGTATCGCAACATCGACCTGCAGAAGGGTCATATGAAGAGTGACTGGCAGTAAGTGATGTTGGAAGTTTTGCTGGGGTTTGCTGACCACTTTCAGTCGATACAACCTCAAGCGCCGAGTCGCCTCGTTGCCCCCCATCTCCGCTGATGTGTTTACCGAGAAGGTTCTGCAGGCCAGGGCTGCATCAACGGCCGAAACCGACAAGGCCTACTTCGAGCGCGCTTGTGAGGTTTGTCAAAAGACATACTACAGCGAGAATGCGTTCCAGAACCATCTGTCCAGCCAGAAGCACAAGGCGAAGGAGGCGACAACTATCATCAACCCTGCCCCAGGTCgagccgacgacgagaccaCCTCTGTTGTAAGCTCTACATTTTCCCTCGGGGAACCTGTAGCCGTTGGGCGAGATGAAGTCGACTCAGATGCGGAAGAAGAGTTCAACCATGTTGTCGAAGGCCTGCAGAAGGCACGCATTGCTGAGCAGAGACCCTCACCCGTGAAGCGACCGTCCAACCCTCGACCGTCGGCCCAAGACCCTGAACATGAACCTGATGCAGCGCGCGCTTCCGACTCCAAGACTCCCGTTCCAGCCGCTCAAGAACCTACTTCTACTTTGGAGTCGTGTCTTTTCTGCAACTATTCCTCTCCCACAGTCTCACTCAACACACACCACATGGAGAGGTTCCATGGCATGTTCATCCCCGAAAAGAAGTACCTGGTCGACCTGGATGGCTTGCTCAAGCAACTGCAAGACAAAGttcaccaacaccaccagtGCCTATACTGTGACAAAGTCAAGTCCACAGTTTTCGGTATCCAGACGCACATGCGCGACAAGGGCCACTGCAAGATCCCGTACAGTAGCGAGGATGAGCAGCTCGATATTGGCGACTATTACGACTTCAGAAGCACCTACtcagatgaagaagaattGAGTGATGATGAGTCTGTCGTCGATGAAAAGACCGGAGGTGCGAAGCTCGGAGCCCGGCGTGTGGCCAAGGTTACTGCCGAAGACggagaggatgtcgaggaagGAGGCGATGGGGATGGCTGGGAGACCGACAGCTCGGCATCTTCACTGGACTCTGCGGATCTCACTGCTGTCCCAGCCGAAGGACACATCCATCAGTTCGAGCGTTTGGATAAACATCCTCACCATTCACGACATGACACACGGCATCGGCACCAGGCTGATGGTTGGCATTCGCATGCTCATAAGCCTACCCGCGCAGTGTTCTACGATGACTACGAATTGCATCTTCCCTCTGGCAAGTCTGTTGGCCATCGCTCACTGAACCGGTATTTCCGCCAGAATTTGCACAACCACCCCTCTCCTGAAGAGCGGGCAGAGCGCTTGGCTATCGAAGAAGCAGCACAAGATCAGGAAGGGTTGTCTTCTGATGGTCAGCTTGTCCATGCGAATGGCAGGTCCCGTGACATGGTTCCTCGTGGTATGGGAGGCATGGTTGGTGTCACAGAGCAACACAAGCGCGGCGCtcgcaaggctgaggagcgcGGCCGGACACTTGAACAAGTGCATACAAAGAGGAACGACTGGGCGTATGGGAAGAAGCTGAACAACCACAAGAATTACTATTACCGCGAGAAGGGTGGTGGTTAAAGTACATAAATATAGGAAGACTCGAGGtatttaaaatttaaaatttaaaatttaaaaaaaaaaaaaaaaaactcttTTAAAAGACTATAAGGGAAGATActaataatagcttattattaaaaataagtaaatctaatattaatacttaagGTTtatatttaacttataataatttaataagaaTTTATAAAggcttataataataacttataatattatataataataatttataaaacttttaaaaataataatatagctataatataagctaaataaaaaatcttaataaaataattaaattaaataaaaaattaaaaaaattaatatttatttttattagctttaatactaagtaataaagatattaattttattttaaattatttcttaaaattattaatttaaatatttaatattaatataaaatatttttttttatattttttttaataataattatataagttattaatataatttaattatatttaatattagtaaatttattattaaatattattatttaattttatattatctAAAATAAGGactaaagtattataattaatatcttagtaattttaataataaaagctttatacctaaagctagaggtcttaataagcttaaattaataagatttatttatataattattaataactttaataatatagtaaagctagctttatttataataaataacttatatcttaattaattaaaaagattaaaatctaacccctttatataataactctcccttttaatattaatttttttaattacctttataattcttaattacttaaaaaaattaaaatcttaaaaaattatacttttattatctttataaaaaaaagaattaattataattaataataataataactaattaatctataataaattaattaattaataatatgataataattataatagctttttataaaaacctttaagtaagtaattaaaataatataattaatatttattaatatatcttttaatataactaaaataaccttaataaggaaatttaaaaaaatataagaaatacttataatgagctataaaaaataatagtaaataaatatctttaaaatattatattaaataaaaactttaataagttaaaatatattaaacttataatttttaattataatatttttttttatttaatatctttttatttaataataatattaataaataaaagaattttaataaaaaaaagctgtttttattaaaagctcttaaaaaaagctaaaagattttaaatttttattaataaaaaaaattaattacttagggatttaaaatataattagtacgtataatataatttataactcttattataaatattaataccttttattatattaaataagaggattaaaaaagtcttatagctaattaagatttagctatatagctataaatataattatattaagaaataaggattattaatattataggttttagagATTTATTCTTAGAGTTAgtataagttttataaacctaaaaagaattagcACTAAGGCTTAGTACTaaacttagaggtaaataaaggtttataaatttaattaa
This window encodes:
- a CDS encoding C2H2-type domain-containing protein encodes the protein MSGQASGAAATSASHPYTCNTCQVAYRNIDLQKGHMKSDWHRYNLKRRVASLPPISADVFTEKVLQARAASTAETDKAYFERACEVCQKTYYSENAFQNHLSSQKHKAKEATTIINPAPGRADDETTSVVSSTFSLGEPVAVGRDEVDSDAEEEFNHVVEGLQKARIAEQRPSPVKRPSNPRPSAQDPEHEPDAARASDSKTPVPAAQEPTSTLESCLFCNYSSPTVSLNTHHMERFHGMFIPEKKYLVDLDGLLKQLQDKVHQHHQCLYCDKVKSTVFGIQTHMRDKGHCKIPYSSEDEQLDIGDYYDFRSTYSDEEELSDDESVVDEKTGGAKLGARRVAKVTAEDGEDVEEGGDGDGWETDSSASSLDSADLTAVPAEGHIHQFERLDKHPHHSRHDTRHRHQADGWHSHAHKPTRAVFYDDYELHLPSGKSVGHRSLNRYFRQNLHNHPSPEERAERLAIEEAAQDQEGLSSDGQLVHANGRSRDMVPRGMGGMVGVTEQHKRGARKAEERGRTLEQVHTKRNDWAYGKKLNNHKNYYYREKGGG